A window of Chryseobacterium shandongense genomic DNA:
GCTATTGCAGCCATTAAAGAAGTTGCGGATAAAACGCTTCCGAGAGGTTTTGGTATCGACTGGGCAGGGATTTCCAAGGACGAGGTAAGCCGTGGAAACGAAGCGATTTTCATTTTCTTAGTGTGTTTAGGTTTCGTTTACCTGATTCTTTCCGCGCAGTATGAAAGTTTTATTCTTCCGCTGCCGGTAATTTTATCATTACCGACAGGTATTTTCGGAGCTTTCTTATGTCTGAAATTATTAGGATTGGAAAACAACATTTATGCTCAGGTGGCAATGGTGATGCTTATTGGTCTTTTGGGTAAAAATGCTGTATTGATCGTAGAATTTGCCGTACAGAAAAAAGCGGAAGAAGGGATTCCTGTGGCAAAGGCGGCAATTGAAGGGGCGGCGATCCGTTTCCGTCCTATCTTGATGACCTCTTTTGCGTTTATTGCAGGTTTAATTCCTCTGGTAATGGCAACAGGTCCGGGAGCTATAGGAAACCGTACTATTGGTACCGCTGCAGCAGGGGGGATGCTGATCGGAACTATTTTCGGATTAATGATTATTCCGGGATTGTATTACATTTTCGGAACAATCGCAGAAAAATCCAAGTTGGCAAAGTATGAAGAAGAAAACCCTTTAACAGAACAAACAGAACCGTATCAACACGATGATAAACATGAAGATTTATAATAAATATATAGCAGCCATTGCCTTATCACTTATTTTAGCGAGCTGCAAGGCGCCGATGGCTACCGTCATAAAGGACGAGATGAAAGAAAATGTTCCTCAGAATTTTAATCAGGAAGATCAGGGGGATGCAAATAACAACAGCGGAACAACACCTTGGAGACAATTTTTTACTGATCCTAATTTAGTGGCATTAATTGAAACTGCTTTAAAAAATAATCAGGAATTAATGATCACTTTGCAGGAGATTGAAATCGCGAAAAGTGGAGTTTTAGCTAAAAAAGGAAGATTAACACCTAATGTTTCCGCAGGAATAGGAGCAGGAGTTTCCAAAGTAGGACGTTACACTAGTGAAGGAGCAGGAGATGCCACCACAGAAATAGAACCCGGAAAAGAAATGCCGGATCCGCTGGGTAATTTTGAAGGCGGACTAACGGCAAACTGGGAAATCGATATCTGGAAAAAGCTCAGAACTGAAAAGGATGCTGCTGTTGCCCATTATCTTTCGACCGTGGAAGGTAAAAACTTCGTTCTTTCAAACTTAATTGAAGAAGTTGCTGATAATTATTATGAATTATTGGCTCTGGATAATCAGTTGGATATTATTCAGCAGTATACGAAGCTGCAACAGAGAGCTTTGGAAATCTCAAAAATCCAAAAAGAAGCTGCAGCAGCAACTGAATTGGCAGTGAAAAAATTTGAAGCGGAACTGGCAAAGTCTAAAGCGACAGAATACAACATCCGTCAGGAAATTACTGAAAAAGAAAACGAGATCAATGCACTCTGCGGACGCTTTCCTCAGCCGATTGTAAGGTCAAAAGGAGATTTCATGTCGATGATTCCTCAAACGGTTTATACGGGTATTCCATCACAGTTACTGGCAAACCGTCCCGACATCAAACAGGCTGAACTGGAATTAAAATCATCAAAACTGGATGTGGAAGCGGCCAGAAAAGAGTTTTATCCTAGTCTTGAAATTTCTGCGACATTAGGATTAGAAGCCTTCAAACCTTCTTATCTGGTTAAATTGCCGGAATCTATG
This region includes:
- a CDS encoding TolC family protein produces the protein MKIYNKYIAAIALSLILASCKAPMATVIKDEMKENVPQNFNQEDQGDANNNSGTTPWRQFFTDPNLVALIETALKNNQELMITLQEIEIAKSGVLAKKGRLTPNVSAGIGAGVSKVGRYTSEGAGDATTEIEPGKEMPDPLGNFEGGLTANWEIDIWKKLRTEKDAAVAHYLSTVEGKNFVLSNLIEEVADNYYELLALDNQLDIIQQYTKLQQRALEISKIQKEAAAATELAVKKFEAELAKSKATEYNIRQEITEKENEINALCGRFPQPIVRSKGDFMSMIPQTVYTGIPSQLLANRPDIKQAELELKSSKLDVEAARKEFYPSLEISATLGLEAFKPSYLVKLPESMAASLVGELAGPLINKSAIKANFQTADARQIQALYEYDKTILNAHLDVANLMSKVKNIDQYYKLKSEETKALEQSIDIANQLFKNSRADYLEVLLNQRDALDAKMELVEAKQKQLSTVVDIYKSLGGGWK